Genomic segment of Malania oleifera isolate guangnan ecotype guangnan chromosome 7, ASM2987363v1, whole genome shotgun sequence:
CAAAACctttgagagattacaaataagcaaaaaaaaaccctcccaaaaacaaACCACAcacataaacaaaaaataaaaaataaaaatagaataaatcaAAACTAAACCAGCCTAACCACATGGCCCAAACTAAACAAGCCTAAATCAAACATCCAAGCAAACGACACAAGCCTAACCGAAAGAAAGGATGAAAGACATAAAATTAACATCTAATGCTAGGGAAGTTGAGACTATCAAGTCTTAATATGCCTCTAAGCTTCCTATGAAGCTCATCCCCCTCCTCAAATTGATATATCATATATTCTTCACCTTGACGAGTAAGGTAATCTGTCGTTTGATTAGCCTTTCTATAAATGTATCGTAACTGAAGACCTTGAAGTTCCGAAACAATCTCCTCCCAAAAAACCCATAAATACAACATCGTGCATTTATCATTATTGATCCAATCAATAATAGTATAGTGGAATGAAATATATTCAAactgaaataaaataaaaaaattatatgaaaacatataaaattataaaaaataatttcattttattttatttcatatattaaAAAATCATTAGGTTTGAATTTTATCTTTAGTCTTGGCAtagacaatttcagaaaaggaatgaaattgaaatatgagataatgtttgccaagtttgtagtaaattatttagaatttttaaataatttatgcaCAACAACatttgaaataataattttttaaaggcTTGAAAAATTGAATATATCCAACACAAGTTGGACCCATATTTGGGGAGGCTGGCTCTGGCTGGTCCCACCCTATGATCATATATTTACAATTTCATAGATGCCAAGGCATCTTAAAAAGTCAACTAAACATGGGCCAGATTGGGTCAGCATAAAAAGCAGCTGTTCTGGGGTTGGGGAAGCCTCTGCACTTTCTCATTAAATCTCACAGTGACTTGTTTGGCATGGAAAAAGCAAATAGGAAAAACAAATCAGTGCTTATATTCTTGCATAATCATCATATAACTTTCTATTAGATAAAAACAttaactttttcaaaaatttgatagaaaaactttaattttttttttcttgaaatttcaaaaattttaaagtcttttgttgatattttaaaattttcagaaaCTTCTTTTAAAAATTTGCTTAACAAATACAGTCTCTAAATTTTTTTGAGGTATAAAGCcctgaaaaattaaattttaaagagagtttaatgagatttttgaaagctcatagaagtcagtatcatttttttttttgttaaattttattttagCATATCAAACATTACATTAAAATATATAGCACTCAATAAATGAGAAGCATAAACAATGAAGAATTTCCCCTTTCTCATCCCCTGCTAAATTTTGCTCCATTCACAGCTGGCATTCTGCGtgggcctctctctctctctctctctctctctctctctctctctctctctctctctctgtttgttGTGGGGATGAGTGTGTATTGGCTGTAAAATGGAAGGAAATGACATGGGTCGTTCCTGTTTCTGTCTAAAAATTGAGAGATCCTCATTGCATCAAAGACCGGGTCTCCTGCTGCCCCCTATTCTCACATCTCACATCTCATCACCAACAACAAAACCCAAAAGGGAAATTGCAACAAAAGGGAAACAGGATGGATGAGTGAGTGAATGAATGAACATGCCCAATTTTCAATTTGTTAAAACAAATTCGTAAAtttgtttttcatattttctGCAATTCTCTTGTTTGTCAGTTTCTGTCTTTGTCATGCCAGCTAAATTCATCTACCTAACAGGGAAGGACACGAAGAGAGAAAACAGAGAGCTTGTTTCTCGGCAGCCACTCCAGGAGGCTGTGAGACCTGATTAACACATCTTCCTGGGGGTAGGCCTGTTTCATGCCCCAAATTTCCACGCAATCGATCAACCAATCaatccctctctctctatctagAATGGGTTCTGTGAAGTTATTGTAGCATTTCATTGAGTTATGTTTCCCTGGTTTGTAGTTTTCGTTGTAATATAGAATCACAAATGCGTATGTACATTTGATAATATCTCTTGATTCCTATTGCCCACCAATGATTTTCTTCTTCAGCCCAATGATTTTCtccatattatattattagtagaATAGACAGCCATTCCCTTTCCATATAGAGCTGCGCCCTCAGATTAAAATCAATCAAGCAGGGGAGATTTACAGAGTGATGGCAGAAATGGCGGGTGACCCATCGGAGAAGCGGTCGGGTTGTGGAATATTAGGTGCAGTTTTCGGACGCCGGGGGTTTTGGCTGAGAAGAACAACCTCGTCTGCTTCCCTCCCCCCCAtgaacaacaacaacagcaacaaaaaCAATGTTCCCAAAGTCCCAAGCAGCCCCAATTCGAAGCGGTGGCGAGGCAATTCCAATGAGACTGCCTTTGCAAATTCGCAAAACCAGTCGGATGCTCCTCCCAAACCTGTTGATAGACCCATCACCAAAGCAGCTCCCCCTTGCAGTGTAAAGCCTGTGCCTGTGTATCAACAGAATCAGGGGAGGAGAAGTACCCGTGATCAGGAAACAGCAATGGTAACCTCAAGCGTACAGAGAGCTTCACAAAACCAAGGCTATGGGCAGATGAGGAAGGTGCCAAAAGAAGCAATTGGGATCTCTGGGGAGCTCGAAAGCATGATCGCTGATCACCAGAAGGCGAAGGGAAGTAGTAACCTTGTCCGTGCTTCTTCGAGCAATGTCATGCTATTAGGCAATTTGGGTAACTTGAGGCAGCCCGGAACTGGGAATTCGGCTTCAAACGATATAATGGATTTTTTCCCAAGGACCGCGAGAGAGGAGCCATCAATGCCTAATGGGAAATATGCAAATAGTGTGATGGGGAATATAGTGAAGCAGGCAGCACAATCCAATGATTATGTGAGCAAAGAGCAGCCAGCTTCCCTGTGCAGAGCTCTATCGACGAGAATGGACCCAGAGACCTTGAAGATTATGGGCAATGAAGATTACAAGAATGGAAGATTTGCAGAGGCTTTGGCTTTGTATGATGCTGCAATCTCTATAGACCCGAATAAGGCTTCTTATCGGAGCAACAAAAGTGCAGCCTTAACTGCACTGGGTAGGCTTCTTGAGGCGGTTTTCGAGTGCAGAGAAGCCATTCGGATTGACCCTTATTATCACAGAGCTCATCAACGTTTGGGAACATTATATCTGAGGTAtggttaaaaataataataatattaccatTGCACCATTAGACAGAATTTCATGTGTCCCTATGCTTTTTCCCTATTACCCAATTTCAATTACAGTAATTCTTGCACTTCTTTTGTAGATTAGGAGAAGCGGAGAAGGCAATATATCACTACAAGCATGCAGGGCCAGAGGCAGATCCCGACGGCATTGGCAAAGCTCAAAAGCTGCAGGCTCATCTCAACAGGTGCACGGACGCGAAGAAGCAACGGGATTGGAACTCCCTCATTAGAGAGTCCAGCCATGCTCTAACAGCCGGTGCCGATTCTGCTCCGCAGGTAGCCATTCCACTTTTCATTTCCCGATTCCCAATCCCTCCTCTCATTTTGCACATTGTGTTACTGTTCTTTTCTTTTTGTCCTTTTGTTCGCTTAAATATTTTGGTGAATAACTTACATATGCCTTCATGTGTTTGTTAATATTGTGAAGATATTCGCATTGCAAGCGGAGGCCTTGTTGAGGCTGCGCAGGCACGAAGATGCAGATGCAGCATTGACCAAGGGTCCTAACTTTGACGTCGACGAGTGTACTAAATTCTTCGGCCCAATTGGGAACACAACTCTATTACTGGTTCGGGCTCAGGTCGACATGGCTGCTGGCAGGTTAGTGTTCTTGTATTTCCCCCTCAGTATAATACCATCCTCCGTGCATTATAATTCTGCATTGAGACTACCATAGAGTTGGTTTCTTTAGTCATGTTAAGGACTATTCTTGCCATCTTGTCAAATTAATGTCTAACGCATTAAACAACCATTACTGAAAACTGAAAGTGAAGAGAGAATAAGAAAAAGATTAAATAGACGCGTAGTGTGCTTATTACGCTAAACATGTATTGTAGAACAACTCAGCAGCTGGAAAAAAAAGGATGATCTGAAAGCATAGTCTATGCTTAAAAGAATGGCTCCCACCAATGGGTCAAACAATGCCAAAACGACTTTGCTGTTGTAATTTGCCAACCGCGTTTGGATCATTCTCAGTATTTTATTCCGTAGGACCCGAAGTATGATTTGTAAAATGGGTGTTGATTAGTTGGGGTGGTGCAGATTCGACGATGCTCTGGCAGCGGCGCAGCGGGCGGCTCGACTGGACTCGAACAACAAGGAGGTGAACGGGGTGGTTCGGAGGGCTCGGGCGGTAGCCGCCGCCCGGTCCAACGGGAATGAGCTCTTCAAGGCGTCGAGGTTCTCGGAGGCGTGCGTCGCATACGGAGAAGGGCTGGACCACGACCCCTACAACTCCGTCTTGCTCTGTAACCGCGCCGCTTGTCGGTCCAAACTCGGCCAGTTTGAGAAGGCGGCGGAGGACTGTACCGCTGCGCTTAACGTCCGACCGTCCTACAGCAAGGCCAGACTTAGAAGAGCTGATTGCAATGCTAAGGTAATCATCTCTCTTGAACTCCATCGCTATTATCAAAACGAGagtaaaaccctaaaacatattcACGTTATAAAAAGATATCTCCTTTAAAATTATTCATTTGAACTTTGACCCCATATTAATTGCGTACAGTCCTTAAAAAAGTTTCTTAGTCTAACCTAATTACACATATATGATGtgggtttttatgttttattttttgcttttgcAAATTGAGTGAATTATAGCTAACACTAAATGTTCCCAATTGCAAACTCTCAGAAGGCTAATATAATCGATAATgtagtatatataattttttaattttcagcatatttaaatataattgtgAAAAATTATTGAGTTCACTATCTTAGTTTATTATTTttcccttaaaaaatttccaaatctAAGTATTAAATGAAAATCTTAAATTGAAAACAATActtgaataaattttatttttaaaaagaaaatgattgTATGAATTAAAacgcatttaattttttaagttaATGAATTGGACCTTGAGTTATTGTTATCTAAATTCAATTACGAATTAAATGTATTTATCACGGGTCAATAATGTAATCATTTCAATTTATTAATTTCCTCTCGAAACATCcaaattcaaatattaaaaaggaaaatattttaaaaaataatttttgagaatatatattttttgacaaGAAAATAAGTGTAATAATCCAAAGTCATTTAATCCTTTATTTTAATGAATTGGGTTTGGATTGACCTCTATATTTAATGGGTCATTATTACTTATTTAAATGCACATAGTAACATATTAATTActtatgattaaaataaaaaaataaaatagtaaaaggtCATCTTTAAatcaccattattattattattattattattattattattattatttatgtgttTAGTTGGAAAGATGGGAAGCTTCGGTCCAAGATTATGAGGTGTTGGTAAGGGAAAGCCCAGGAGACGAAGACGTGGGCCGGGCGTTGTCGGAGGCCCAGAAGCAGCTCAAGAAGCAGCGAGGGGGAGACTGGAAAGAGCAAGACGCCGGCAATTATGGCGGCGGGGAGGAGCTGGCCGTCGTCTCCAGCGCCGACCAGTTCCGCCACTTCGTCACGTTGCCCGGTAAGCACGTGCATGTCACTTTATTCGATAATCTTATCAGCTAATTTGTAGTTGGATTAATTAAACTTGAAGCAGAGAATGAGCTAATTAATTTCCTATATATGCGTGTTTTAAAAAATGACAGGAATGTCGGTGGTGCTTTTCTGCAACAAGCCAGGCGACAGGGCAACGTTGCAGTTCTTGGAGCAGCTTCGCAAGCGAAACCCTTCAATTAACTTCCTCAAGGTCTGTACTTCGCGGTTTGGGAATATGTAAATTACCATACAGCCCTAAAAGATCTGGACAAAAGAGACTCATACGTTTTTGGATTTGACAAAAAAGACAAACGTTTTATAAAAGGTTGTTCAGATTTCAAAGATTAATTTAACAAGCTTTTGGTGACATTTAATTTTTAGTATACTTATATAATTTAATGTAAAATtctattacattttattcaaattcataaaaattcaaatccTGCTTTCAAACACAGTTTAAAGATTATTAAACGCTATAGTTACGGAGAACCAAAATAAATGAGCAGGTGGAAGTGGAAGAGCTGCCGCAGTTGGCGAAATCGGAGGGAGTGAGCTCAACGCCGGCGTTCAAGATGTACAAGAATGGGTCCAGGGTGAAGGAGATCCCGGGGAACAGCCACGAATTGTTAGAGAGCTCGATCAAATACTACAGTGCCACGTGATTTAATTTACAGTAGGAATTGAATATTTGAAGTACGTAGGAAGAATAGGAGCGGGTGGCAGGGAGGAGCTGCGActatttcaaatttattttccaCCTTTAGTGCCAGAGGATGAACCGGACGCAGACACGGACGCAGAGAAATGGAGAAGAGGCAGAGGTGGGAAAGGAAGAAGCTCAGCTGGAAAGGGAAGAGTTAATTAAAGCGGGGGCGGTCGGAGCTGCCATTGCTGTCGGAGCTCGCAATGAGAAAATTCCAACGGGGGAGGAAACGAAGGGGACAGCGTGAGTTGCTTCTGTATTGTTTATAGTGAACGTGTGTGTATGTCTTTTGCATTAGAGAGCGGTTAGTTGTTAATTACTTTCGAGAACATGGTGGCAAAGATGGCCTCAATTGATCATAATCCTTTGTTATCCTCAATTCATTTTTCTTAGATTCCTTAGAAACTCTCTCTCCCCAAGAAAGTAGCTCCTTTTCCATCCTCTAGTTTTTTTAATACTAAATTTGAACTCTAATTCTAATTTTAATGTAAACTCAAATAATACCTAACCATTTTCTTAATCTTATGGTACTTAAGTTAGTAATAATttgtcaaaaaagaaaaaaaaaaattaagggttTTAATGTTCACAATAGCTTGCTTGCTCTTGGAGGGGCCTTCCTCCCCTTCCACTCGATCAGACCAATTTAGAAAATTTTGTCGAGACTCAGAGTTTAGCCCCTACTCAATCCATCATATGTAGTGGTGGTTGCCATTGATTAGGCAAAAACTCTAAACATTGGAATTGACTTGTCAGCAATTGTGAGTTGCATAAAACGATTTTCTTTGGAAGGCGCTTTCGCATTTTAGCTACTTAAGGAGGCACTATGAGAGTGATGAGAAGGACAATAGAATCCATAAATTTTATACACATATTTTAATTTTGCACAAaaatttattgatttttaattatattagaggaaaatttaaattttaatagtaATAGTATTTGATTCAAAGAGAAAATACAATAAGAGtaaattttcttcatattttctattCCTCTTCTTTCTTCAAAGAAAACTAATTCAAATTCTAAACTGGATTTCATAGGCAATGCATGCTTGGAGCCATGGTGCCATTCCGAGAGAAAAGGCAACTGTCCTTGATGGCAGTGAGTTTGAAAGGAAGGACTTCACCTAAAATCGAATTTGGGTATTGCTTATTTGGATCCCAGTCATTCTCACCTCCATATGCTTGTATTACTAGGTGTCGATAGTCATTTTTACCCTTTAAAATAAATACCATATTGAAGATAAAAAAGTTACGAAAAAATATAAAGAGCGAGAAAATTTAGTTAGGGTGGTTGACCGATCCCGCCAAAATTCAAGATCTTTGAGTTGTTTGCTTCTAATTAGTTAGGAATTTTGGGCTTACCACACGCCTCTTTGATGTCACATATTAACTTTCGACATTAGCAATTGATGGTTTGTAGTTAGtggaaattatttttgaatttgaatttttaaaatttaaattcaaagagGCCTTTTCCTCCATTCCATTGGAGGTCCATAAAAGGACCTCTTAGGGGAGAAATTGGGGCACATCTAAGTAGATGCAAGGTTAGGTTTTCAAAATCTTTCATAGATCAAAAGGGAACTTCTAttaaaataaggaaaagagaaaaaacaCACATCTCTTCTTTTAAAAGGGAGATTTGGGGTGTGATTTGATGTGAGAGTGTCTTCCACTTGATTTATAGAGGTTTATTCTTCAAAGAGGCCAGTGTCTAATGCTCTACTTCATTCATTTCgattattttatgaattttggtATGTTGAAGCATATTGACATTTCTTTGAATATTTTAGTTAATGCTTCATGATTTCTTTATTAATCTATGAAAAAAAATGCACGTTAGGAGTAATAaaacatggtttttttttttttttaatcttgatTGCATAGGAAAAAGTATGCTTAAATTTAAAATTGCATGATTTTGTGGAAGTGCACATTCAGGCAATCAATCGGCCCATACAGATGGTCAACCGACCCCCTTTCATTTTGAAAAAGTAACTATCGGCTACAGGTCCTAAGAGTGCTATTTTGTGCACCCTTTCTTGATTTTATCTGAAATTTTTAGTGTTTTTAAGTCTCCATATTCGGTAGAGTATTACAGTTGATTGAGATTGTATGACTTTACTTAGAAGTTTTCATCGTTTCTCCataaaaaaattaacattttcATCAAAcacataaatttgtatgaattttctTCAAAGCCTCCATGTT
This window contains:
- the LOC131159951 gene encoding inactive TPR repeat-containing thioredoxin TTL3-like produces the protein MAEMAGDPSEKRSGCGILGAVFGRRGFWLRRTTSSASLPPMNNNNSNKNNVPKVPSSPNSKRWRGNSNETAFANSQNQSDAPPKPVDRPITKAAPPCSVKPVPVYQQNQGRRSTRDQETAMVTSSVQRASQNQGYGQMRKVPKEAIGISGELESMIADHQKAKGSSNLVRASSSNVMLLGNLGNLRQPGTGNSASNDIMDFFPRTAREEPSMPNGKYANSVMGNIVKQAAQSNDYVSKEQPASLCRALSTRMDPETLKIMGNEDYKNGRFAEALALYDAAISIDPNKASYRSNKSAALTALGRLLEAVFECREAIRIDPYYHRAHQRLGTLYLRLGEAEKAIYHYKHAGPEADPDGIGKAQKLQAHLNRCTDAKKQRDWNSLIRESSHALTAGADSAPQIFALQAEALLRLRRHEDADAALTKGPNFDVDECTKFFGPIGNTTLLLVRAQVDMAAGRFDDALAAAQRAARLDSNNKEVNGVVRRARAVAAARSNGNELFKASRFSEACVAYGEGLDHDPYNSVLLCNRAACRSKLGQFEKAAEDCTAALNVRPSYSKARLRRADCNAKLERWEASVQDYEVLVRESPGDEDVGRALSEAQKQLKKQRGGDWKEQDAGNYGGGEELAVVSSADQFRHFVTLPGMSVVLFCNKPGDRATLQFLEQLRKRNPSINFLKVEVEELPQLAKSEGVSSTPAFKMYKNGSRVKEIPGNSHELLESSIKYYSAT